The Anaerolineales bacterium DNA segment CAGATCCGGTCGATACTTGGCGATCCAGCCCGGAATTTTTGCCACTACTCGCTGGGCGTGTCGGGAATCGTTGCTCACCACGACGCAGGCGATGACGGTGGAGCTGTGCCGGTCGTTGTGATCGATCTCTGCCGTGGATACGTTGAACTGACGATTCAGACGGTTGAGTAGGGGCTTGATGCGCCTGCGTTTATCTTTCAGTGAATGGCAGCCAGGCAGGTTTAATTCGATCGTCAAGGCAATCACGTGCATATTCCCAGTGTATCTTGGAAGGAACGTGGATACAAGAACCAATCAGCTGGGTTATAATTCAGCCATGCAGAAGCGGACG contains these protein-coding regions:
- a CDS encoding DUF503 domain-containing protein — translated: MIALTIELNLPGCHSLKDKRRRIKPLLNRLNRQFNVSTAEIDHNDRHSSTVIACVVVSNDSRHAQRVVAKIPGWIAKYRPDLQVIDEILTVL